The Burkholderiales bacterium DNA segment AAGAGGCCGAGGCCCGCGCCCTGCGCAAATCCCTCTGAACCCCCGGGGTGGCTGAGCCCTGGCGGCCGGCCCATGGGCTCAAGGGAGCCTCGCCGCCCGCCGAGCGCCCCTTAAGGCGAGGGCGCGGTCGCCCGCGAGGGGCCGTGACCGGGAAGGGGAGAAACCCGGCAAAAGGCGGGCAAAAAAGAACCCCGCACAAGCGGGGTTCCGAGGGTGGATCGTGGGGCCAGGCCCCTGTTGTTTTTACCCTTTTCGCCGGCGGGCGAGCCAACCCATGCCCGCAAAACCCAGACCCAGGAGGGCGAGGCTGCCGGGCTCCGGCACCGCCAGCCGGAATTGACCGTTGTTGCCGACGAAGAAGTCCTTGGGCGGCGTGTTGGTGTAATTGGCCAGGGTGTTCCCGGCGAGCTGAATGGCAACTTCGTCCCTCATGGTCGTGGTCGGGTTGCTGTTGTAACTGGCATTCACGGTCGTGAAGCCGAACAGCAGAGGCCCATTGACAAGGTAGGTGGAAAGATCGGTCACGCCGTCTGGCGCGAAGGCATAGCCAGGCGCAAGAGACGTCACCTGGAAGATTGCGGTCAGGAACCCGTTGGGGATGCCCGAGGCGTTAACAAGCCCGCCCCCTCCCGGAACCTGGACGAGGGTGGCGAAGTTGGTCCCATTGTTTGCGCCGTAAATGCCTGTGGTGGACCCGTAATCGAACGACGTGTCGCTGTACAGGTTCAGGATCCCGCCGGCATTAAACGTGAAGCTCCCGCCAAAAGAACCGCTTCCCGTCCCACCGGCATACACTGCGGTGAGCTCGCGAGTGGGTGGCCCTGAGAACAGGGAGCTTCCTCCGTCGTGGCCGGAAAGGATGAACACCCCATCGTCTTTGAAGGTGAAGGAGGAACCCCCCGTCGGGGTGGTCTGGATATAGCTGAAACCGGTCAGATCGAGGTATTGGTTGATGAGGACCTTGCCCGCAGGACCCCCTCCATCGGGATCCAGGTACCAGTTGTTTAGGAAAGCCGCGGAGGCGCTGGCCGGCGCGAGCGCGGCGGCAACCGCCGCAGCGGCGAGCAGTTTGGTGAAGGGGGTTTTCATGATTCTCTCCTTACGCTGTTTCAGGTTGCTTG contains these protein-coding regions:
- the pepA gene encoding flocculation-associated PEP-CTERM protein PepA, which encodes MKTPFTKLLAAAAVAAALAPASASAAFLNNWYLDPDGGGPAGKVLINQYLDLTGFSYIQTTPTGGSSFTFKDDGVFILSGHDGGSSLFSGPPTRELTAVYAGGTGSGSFGGSFTFNAGGILNLYSDTSFDYGSTTGIYGANNGTNFATLVQVPGGGGLVNASGIPNGFLTAIFQVTSLAPGYAFAPDGVTDLSTYLVNGPLLFGFTTVNASYNSNPTTTMRDEVAIQLAGNTLANYTNTPPKDFFVGNNGQFRLAVPEPGSLALLGLGFAGMGWLARRRKG